The segment GCTGGTGGTCATGTCCGCCCTGCTCGCCGTCGGCATCAGCATCGCGACCCGCGCCATCCTCGCCGCGACGCCCTACCTCTCCTGGCCGTGGGCGCTCGTCTCGCTCGTGCCCTCGGCGGCCGGGCTGTTCTGGGTGCTCTGACCACCCACCCGACACGAAGTCTTCACCCCCCGGTGTCGGGCGCGGCGGCTACCCTGGTCGCGGAAAGGGTGCGCCCATGGCCGACCACGTGCTCGTCCTCAACGCCAGCTACGAGCCGCTGCAACGCGTCTCGCTGCGCCACGCCATCAAGATGCTCGTGCGCGAGGTGGCGGTCATCGAGGAGGAGGACGAGGGCACGTTCGGCCCGTTCCCCAAGCCCAAGGTGCTGCGGCTGGTGCGCTACGTGGTGGCCCGCTGGCGGCACCGTCGGGGTCACCTGTGCACCAAGTCGGCCGTCAAGGCGCGCGACAAGATGTGC is part of the Aeromicrobium sp. Leaf245 genome and harbors:
- a CDS encoding HNH endonuclease — protein: MADHVLVLNASYEPLQRVSLRHAIKMLVREVAVIEEEDEGTFGPFPKPKVLRLVRYVVARWRHRRGHLCTKSAVKARDKMCGYCGGRAETVDHIVPRSRGGTLTWENAVAACLRCNHRKADRTPAEAGMTLLVTPAVPPPGFLVG